From one Streptomyces sp. N50 genomic stretch:
- a CDS encoding putative leader peptide yields the protein MVLLDVSDKAPGTLLVARLHVDLCRLSSAIC from the coding sequence ATGGTTCTTCTCGACGTGAGCGACAAGGCGCCGGGCACACTGCTCGTGGCGCGGCTGCACGTCGACCTGTGCCGGCTCAGCAGCGCCATCTGTTGA
- a CDS encoding PTS transporter subunit EIIC: MSTATAPTAAPTKKWGSGLFQGLQKIGRSLQLPIAVLPAAGILLRFGQADIHDKLHLPDKVTAVFATAGGAIFDNLPLLFCIGVAIGFAKKSDGSTALAALVGFLVYSNVLKAFPVTEAQILKGADVPATYNNPGVLGGIIMGLLSAVLWQKFHRTKLVDWLGFFNGRRLVPIIMAFVGTLMGVFFGLIWKPIGEGISNFGEWITGLGAFGAGLFGLINRGLIPVGMHQFVNSVAWFQIGDFTKPDGTVVHGDLTRFFAHDPTAGQFMSGFFPIMMFGLPAAALAIAHTARPERRKAVTGMMISLALTSFVTGVTEPIEFSFMFIAPVLYAIHAVLTALSMAITWALGVHAGFTFSAGFIDYALNWNLATKPWLIIPIGLVFGAIYYFVFRFAITKWNLPTPGREPEEEVEDLTKA; encoded by the coding sequence ATGAGCACTGCCACCGCGCCAACGGCGGCACCCACGAAGAAGTGGGGATCCGGCCTGTTCCAGGGCCTGCAGAAGATCGGTCGCAGCCTACAGCTCCCGATCGCTGTGCTTCCGGCGGCGGGCATCCTGCTCCGGTTCGGCCAGGCCGACATCCACGACAAGCTGCACCTGCCGGACAAGGTGACGGCCGTCTTCGCCACCGCCGGTGGCGCGATCTTCGACAACCTGCCGCTGCTGTTCTGCATAGGTGTCGCGATCGGCTTCGCCAAGAAGTCCGACGGCTCCACCGCGCTGGCGGCGCTTGTCGGCTTCCTCGTCTACAGCAATGTGCTCAAGGCCTTCCCCGTCACCGAGGCGCAGATCCTGAAGGGCGCCGACGTACCGGCGACCTACAACAACCCCGGTGTCCTCGGCGGCATCATCATGGGTCTGCTCTCCGCGGTGCTGTGGCAGAAGTTCCACCGGACCAAGCTGGTCGACTGGCTCGGCTTCTTCAACGGCCGCCGGCTCGTCCCGATCATCATGGCGTTCGTCGGCACGCTCATGGGTGTCTTCTTCGGCCTGATCTGGAAGCCGATCGGCGAGGGCATCTCGAACTTCGGTGAGTGGATCACCGGTCTCGGCGCGTTCGGTGCCGGTCTGTTCGGTCTGATCAACCGCGGTCTGATCCCGGTCGGCATGCACCAGTTCGTCAACTCGGTGGCCTGGTTCCAGATCGGCGACTTCACCAAGCCGGACGGGACGGTCGTGCACGGCGACCTCACCCGCTTCTTCGCCCACGACCCGACCGCCGGACAGTTCATGTCGGGCTTCTTCCCGATCATGATGTTCGGCCTCCCGGCCGCCGCGCTCGCCATCGCGCACACCGCCCGCCCCGAGCGCCGCAAGGCCGTGACCGGCATGATGATCTCGCTCGCGCTGACGTCCTTCGTGACCGGTGTGACCGAGCCCATCGAGTTCTCGTTCATGTTCATCGCCCCGGTCCTCTACGCGATCCACGCGGTGCTGACCGCCCTGTCCATGGCGATCACCTGGGCCCTCGGCGTCCACGCGGGCTTCACCTTCTCCGCGGGCTTCATCGACTACGCCCTCAACTGGAACCTCGCCACCAAGCCCTGGCTGATCATCCCGATCGGTCTGGTCTTCGGCGCGATCTACTACTTCGTCTTCCGCTTCGCCATCACGAAGTGGAACCTCCCCACCCCGGGCCGCGAGCCCGAGGAGGAGGTCGAGGACCTCACCAAGGCGTGA
- a CDS encoding type II toxin-antitoxin system PemK/MazF family toxin gives MNTYWWLALAVVVLLALVATLVDGWGRGSSRRVRGDRPRPAEIWWANVPYEDQPGAAKDRPCLVLAVRGRKVTVAKITSKYHDGRGGVIPLPPGAVGDSRGRASYLETDELRKVAVSDFRRRVGVVDPVLWDQVRHLSG, from the coding sequence ATGAACACGTACTGGTGGCTCGCGCTTGCGGTGGTGGTGTTGCTGGCGCTGGTCGCGACGCTGGTCGACGGGTGGGGGCGGGGGTCGTCCCGACGGGTTCGGGGGGATCGGCCTCGGCCCGCGGAGATCTGGTGGGCGAACGTGCCCTATGAGGATCAACCCGGGGCTGCGAAGGATCGGCCTTGTCTGGTGCTGGCGGTGCGGGGGCGGAAGGTCACCGTCGCGAAGATCACCAGTAAGTATCACGATGGGCGGGGTGGGGTGATTCCCTTGCCGCCGGGGGCCGTTGGCGATTCTCGGGGGCGGGCCAGCTATCTGGAGACCGACGAGTTGCGGAAGGTAGCTGTGTCCGACTTCCGGCGGAGGGTTGGGGTGGTGGACCCGGTCCTGTGGGATCAGGTCCGTCACCTCAGCGGATGA
- a CDS encoding PTS glucose/sucrose transporter subunit IIB, translating to MWCRPVGDVIVTIIRHARHDRSRSWANCGLLRQSGSDQGENNMATKAEKIVAGLGGIDNIEEVEGCITRLRTEVKDPALVDDAALKAAGAHGVVKMGTAVQVVIGTDADPIAADIEDMM from the coding sequence ATGTGGTGTAGACCAGTTGGCGACGTGATCGTCACCATCATTCGGCACGCACGACATGACCGCTCGCGAAGCTGGGCCAACTGTGGGTTACTGCGACAAAGCGGTTCGGATCAGGGAGAGAACAACATGGCCACCAAGGCTGAGAAGATCGTTGCCGGGCTGGGCGGGATCGACAACATCGAAGAGGTCGAGGGCTGCATCACCCGCCTGCGCACCGAGGTCAAGGACCCGGCCCTCGTCGACGACGCCGCCCTGAAGGCCGCCGGCGCCCACGGCGTCGTCAAGATGGGCACGGCCGTCCAGGTCGTCATCGGCACGGACGCGGACCCGATCGCGGCGGACATCGAAGACATGATGTGA
- a CDS encoding cysteine synthase gives MRYDSPLAAVGNTPLVRLPRLSPSTDVRIWAKLEDRNPTGSVKDRPALHMIEQAEKDGRLTPGCTILEPTSGNTGISLAMAAKLKGYRMVCVMPENTSQERRDLLNMWGAEIIPSPAAGGSNTAVRVAKELSAEHPDWVMLYQYGNPDNAGAHYATTGPEILTDLPSITHFVAGLGTTGTLMGVGRYLREHKPDVKIVAAEPRYDDLVYGLRNLDEGFVPELYDASVLTTRFSVGSADAVTRTRELLQQEGIFAGVSTGAALHAAIGVGKKAVAAGETADIAFVVADGGWKYLSTGVYTAATTEEAIATLQGQLWA, from the coding sequence ATGCGTTACGACTCCCCGCTGGCCGCGGTGGGCAACACCCCTCTGGTGCGCCTGCCGCGGCTCTCGCCGTCCACCGACGTCCGCATCTGGGCCAAGCTGGAGGACCGCAATCCGACCGGCTCGGTCAAGGACCGCCCGGCCCTGCACATGATCGAACAGGCGGAGAAGGACGGCCGCCTGACCCCCGGCTGCACGATCCTGGAGCCCACCTCCGGCAACACCGGCATCTCCCTGGCCATGGCGGCAAAGCTCAAGGGCTACCGCATGGTCTGCGTGATGCCCGAGAACACCTCGCAGGAACGCCGCGACCTGCTCAACATGTGGGGCGCGGAGATCATCCCCAGCCCCGCGGCCGGCGGCTCCAACACGGCGGTCCGCGTAGCGAAGGAACTCTCCGCCGAACACCCGGACTGGGTGATGCTCTACCAGTACGGCAACCCGGACAACGCGGGCGCCCACTACGCGACCACGGGCCCGGAGATCCTCACCGACCTCCCGTCGATCACCCACTTCGTAGCGGGCCTCGGCACCACGGGCACGCTCATGGGCGTAGGCCGCTACCTCCGCGAACACAAGCCGGACGTGAAGATCGTCGCCGCGGAACCCCGCTACGACGACCTGGTCTACGGCCTCCGCAACCTCGACGAGGGCTTCGTCCCCGAGCTCTACGACGCCTCGGTCCTCACCACCCGCTTCTCGGTCGGCTCGGCCGACGCGGTCACCCGAACCCGCGAACTCCTCCAGCAGGAGGGCATCTTCGCCGGCGTCTCCACGGGTGCCGCCCTCCACGCGGCAATCGGCGTGGGCAAGAAGGCCGTAGCAGCGGGGGAGACCGCCGACATCGCCTTCGTGGTGGCGGACGGCGGCTGGAAGTACCTGTCGACAGGCGTCTACACGGCGGCAACGACAGAAGAGGCGATCGCAACCCTCCAGGGCCAACTCTGGGCATGA
- a CDS encoding Mov34/MPN/PAD-1 family protein, with amino-acid sequence MPTLTITQALFDQIVAHARADHPDEACGVVAGPVGEGRPERFVPMLNAARSPTFYEFDSQDLLKLYREMDDRDEEPVIIYHSHTATEAYPSRTDIAYANEPGAHYVLVSTADSDEAGPFQFRSYQILEGVVTEEDVKVVESY; translated from the coding sequence ATGCCGACCCTGACCATCACCCAGGCCCTCTTCGACCAGATCGTCGCCCACGCGCGCGCGGACCACCCCGACGAGGCGTGCGGAGTCGTCGCGGGCCCGGTGGGCGAGGGCCGCCCCGAGCGCTTCGTCCCGATGCTGAACGCGGCCCGCTCGCCCACGTTCTACGAGTTCGACTCGCAGGACCTGCTGAAGCTCTACCGCGAGATGGACGACCGCGACGAGGAGCCGGTGATCATCTACCACTCCCACACCGCGACCGAGGCCTACCCCTCCCGCACCGACATCGCCTACGCCAACGAGCCCGGCGCCCACTACGTCCTCGTCTCCACCGCCGACTCGGACGAGGCGGGCCCCTTCCAGTTCCGCTCGTACCAGATCCTGGAAGGCGTGGTCACGGAGGAGGACGTCAAGGTCGTGGAGTCGTACTGA
- a CDS encoding HNH endonuclease signature motif containing protein encodes MSSGVQYTRERLAEAAARCSDIDEVIAFFGTQPYGNLRRHLFGRFDHFGIDVSHMPRQRRSNAAPPKPATDELRRAVAGATSIADTLRALGMEPYNSRLRTLLREWLTEDGLDTSHFLGQAHQRGRSGGVLLRSAENILVQHDGNRRTRTHLLRRALLEVGTPEVCAECGIGPEWLGKPMTLEVDHINGDWSDDRRENLRLLCPNCHAITSTWCRGGSRSRAHPR; translated from the coding sequence ATGAGCAGCGGTGTGCAGTACACCCGCGAGCGACTGGCCGAAGCCGCCGCACGCTGCTCCGACATCGACGAGGTCATCGCTTTCTTCGGGACGCAGCCCTATGGCAACCTTCGCCGCCATCTCTTTGGGCGCTTCGACCACTTCGGAATAGATGTCTCCCACATGCCGCGCCAGAGACGATCGAACGCGGCACCACCCAAACCGGCCACCGATGAACTGCGCCGCGCCGTCGCGGGAGCCACATCCATCGCGGACACGCTTCGTGCGCTGGGGATGGAGCCGTACAACAGCCGGCTGCGCACGCTGCTCCGCGAATGGCTGACGGAAGACGGCCTCGACACCTCCCACTTTCTGGGACAGGCGCACCAGCGAGGACGGTCAGGCGGTGTGCTTCTTCGGAGCGCCGAAAACATCCTCGTCCAGCACGACGGCAATCGCCGAACGAGAACCCACCTGCTCCGTCGGGCGCTCCTGGAGGTAGGTACACCAGAGGTGTGCGCCGAATGCGGGATCGGGCCCGAGTGGCTCGGCAAGCCCATGACGCTGGAGGTCGATCACATCAACGGGGACTGGAGCGACGACCGGCGCGAGAACCTCCGGCTGCTCTGCCCCAACTGCCACGCGATCACCAGCACCTGGTGCAGAGGTGGGAGCCGCAGTCGGGCACATCCCCGGTAG
- the rph gene encoding ribonuclease PH, giving the protein MSRIDGRTPEQLRPVTIERGWSKHAEGSVLVSFGDTKVFCTASVTEGVPRWRKGSGEGWVTAEYSMLPRATNTRGDRESVRGKIGGRTHEISRLIGRSLRAVIDYKALGENTIVLDCDVLQADGGTRTAAITGAYVALADAVTWAQGKKLIKAGRQPLTGTVSAVSVGIVGGVPLLDLCYEEDVRAETDMNVVCTGDGRFVEVQGTAEAEPFARDELNALLDLAVAGCDELTAVQRKALEAALEK; this is encoded by the coding sequence ATGTCTCGAATCGACGGCCGCACCCCCGAACAGCTCCGCCCCGTCACCATCGAACGCGGCTGGAGCAAGCACGCCGAGGGCTCCGTCCTCGTCTCCTTCGGCGACACGAAGGTCTTCTGCACCGCCTCCGTCACCGAAGGCGTCCCCCGCTGGCGCAAGGGCAGCGGCGAGGGCTGGGTCACCGCGGAGTACTCCATGCTGCCCCGCGCCACCAACACCCGCGGCGACCGCGAGTCCGTCCGCGGCAAGATCGGCGGCCGCACCCACGAGATCAGCCGCCTCATCGGCCGCTCCCTGCGCGCGGTCATCGACTACAAGGCCCTGGGCGAGAACACGATCGTCCTCGACTGCGATGTGTTGCAGGCCGACGGCGGCACCCGTACGGCGGCCATCACCGGCGCGTACGTCGCGCTGGCGGACGCGGTCACCTGGGCCCAGGGCAAGAAGCTCATCAAGGCCGGCCGCCAGCCGCTCACCGGCACGGTGAGCGCCGTGTCGGTCGGCATCGTGGGCGGAGTCCCCCTCCTGGACCTCTGCTACGAGGAGGACGTCCGCGCCGAGACCGACATGAACGTCGTCTGCACCGGCGACGGCCGCTTCGTCGAGGTCCAGGGCACCGCCGAGGCGGAGCCCTTCGCGCGCGACGAGCTCAACGCCCTCCTCGACCTCGCGGTCGCCGGCTGCGACGAGCTGACCGCCGTACAGCGAAAGGCACTTGAGGCCGCGCTGGAGAAGTAA
- a CDS encoding amino acid permease, which translates to MTSAQVDETDKTPEEGYERGLGSRQVQMIAIGGAVGVGLFLGAGANIAKAGPSLIFMYALAGVIIFFIMRALGELLLYRPVSGSFAEYSREFLGPFFGYFTAWTYWLMWVVTGMAELTAAAIYVNYWFPAVSQWVTALAFLVILFVANLISVKLFGEIEFWFSMVKVTALIGMIVIGLGVLTFGFSSAGDTASVANLWQFDGFFPKGIGSSLMTLQGVMFAYLAVELVGVTAGESENPEKTLPKAINTLPWRIALFYVGALTVILCVVKWTEFAPGVSPFVEAFAKIGIPAGAGIVNFVVLTAALSSCNSGMYSTGRMLRTLADNGEAPKVFSKLSASKTPATGITISVAFMGIGVVLNYVVPEKAFGYVTSVATAAGIWTWLMILISHVLYRRAVDAGRLPASPFPAPGGAKFSYVAIAFLLFVTGLIAYDPDSRVCLYVMAGWTIALAAGWFALKSRNPQVTERRDPQFEKVG; encoded by the coding sequence ATGACCTCCGCTCAGGTCGACGAGACGGACAAGACCCCCGAGGAGGGGTACGAGCGCGGGCTCGGCAGCCGTCAGGTCCAGATGATCGCGATCGGCGGCGCCGTCGGCGTCGGACTGTTCCTGGGAGCCGGGGCGAACATCGCCAAGGCCGGTCCCAGCCTCATCTTCATGTACGCCCTCGCGGGCGTGATCATCTTCTTCATCATGCGGGCGCTGGGCGAACTGCTCCTGTACCGCCCGGTGTCGGGCTCCTTCGCGGAGTACTCGCGCGAATTCCTCGGCCCGTTCTTCGGCTACTTCACCGCCTGGACGTACTGGCTGATGTGGGTGGTCACCGGCATGGCCGAACTCACGGCCGCCGCCATCTACGTCAACTACTGGTTCCCCGCCGTCTCCCAGTGGGTGACCGCGCTCGCCTTCCTGGTCATCCTCTTCGTGGCCAACCTGATCTCGGTGAAGCTGTTCGGCGAGATCGAGTTCTGGTTCTCGATGGTCAAGGTCACCGCGCTCATCGGCATGATCGTGATCGGCCTGGGCGTCCTCACCTTCGGCTTCAGCAGCGCCGGTGACACCGCGTCCGTAGCGAACCTCTGGCAGTTCGACGGCTTCTTCCCCAAGGGCATCGGCTCCTCCCTGATGACCCTCCAGGGCGTGATGTTCGCCTACCTCGCCGTCGAGCTGGTCGGCGTCACCGCGGGCGAGTCCGAGAACCCGGAGAAGACCCTCCCCAAGGCGATCAACACCCTCCCGTGGCGCATCGCCCTCTTCTACGTAGGCGCGCTCACGGTCATCCTCTGCGTCGTCAAGTGGACCGAATTCGCCCCCGGCGTCAGCCCGTTCGTCGAGGCCTTCGCGAAGATCGGCATCCCGGCGGGCGCCGGAATCGTCAACTTCGTGGTCCTCACGGCAGCCCTGTCCTCCTGCAACTCGGGCATGTACTCCACGGGCCGCATGCTCCGCACCCTCGCGGACAACGGCGAGGCCCCCAAGGTCTTCAGCAAGCTCTCCGCGTCCAAGACCCCGGCGACCGGCATCACGATCTCCGTCGCCTTCATGGGCATCGGCGTGGTCCTCAACTACGTCGTCCCGGAGAAGGCGTTCGGCTACGTCACCTCGGTCGCCACCGCCGCCGGCATCTGGACCTGGCTGATGATCCTGATCAGCCACGTCCTCTACCGCCGCGCCGTCGACGCGGGCCGTCTCCCGGCCTCGCCCTTCCCGGCCCCCGGCGGCGCGAAGTTCTCCTACGTGGCCATCGCCTTCCTCCTCTTCGTCACGGGCCTCATCGCCTACGACCCCGACTCCCGCGTCTGCCTCTACGTGATGGCCGGCTGGACCATCGCCCTGGCCGCCGGCTGGTTCGCCCTCAAGTCCCGCAACCCGCAGGTCACCGAGCGCCGCGACCCGCAGTTCGAGAAGGTCGGCTGA
- a CDS encoding MBL fold metallo-hydrolase, which produces MKLTVVGCSGSFPSAESACSSYLVEADGFRLLLDMGNGALGELQRHCGLYDLDAIFLSHLHADHCIDMCAYFVARYYRHDGGRCDPIPVYGPEGTEHRLTTAYADTPTASSMSEVFDFHTVKPSTFDVGPFTVHTERVRHPVEAYGIRVEHGGRSLTYSGDTGVSESLDELARDTDLFLCEAAFTHGKENIPDLHLNGREAGETATRAGVRRLVLTHIPPWTDPQANLADAREVYAGPVELAAPRASYEI; this is translated from the coding sequence ATGAAGCTCACCGTCGTCGGCTGCTCGGGGTCGTTCCCGTCCGCGGAATCGGCCTGTTCGAGCTACCTCGTAGAGGCCGACGGCTTCCGGCTGCTCCTCGACATGGGCAACGGCGCCCTTGGCGAGCTGCAGCGCCACTGCGGTCTCTACGACCTCGACGCGATCTTCCTCAGCCATCTGCACGCCGACCACTGCATCGACATGTGCGCGTACTTCGTCGCGCGCTACTACCGCCACGACGGCGGCCGCTGCGACCCCATCCCGGTCTACGGCCCCGAAGGCACCGAGCACCGTCTGACCACGGCCTACGCCGACACCCCCACCGCCTCCTCCATGAGCGAGGTCTTCGACTTCCACACGGTGAAGCCGTCCACGTTCGACGTCGGCCCCTTCACCGTGCACACCGAGCGGGTCCGCCACCCCGTCGAGGCGTACGGCATCCGCGTCGAACACGGCGGGCGGTCCCTGACGTACTCCGGCGACACGGGAGTCAGCGAGTCGCTGGACGAACTCGCCCGGGACACCGACCTGTTCCTGTGCGAGGCCGCGTTCACGCACGGCAAGGAGAACATCCCGGACCTCCACCTCAACGGCCGCGAGGCCGGTGAGACGGCCACCCGCGCCGGCGTCCGCCGCCTGGTCCTCACCCACATCCCCCCGTGGACCGACCCCCAGGCCAACCTGGCCGACGCGCGCGAGGTCTATGCCGGGCCGGTGGAACTGGCGGCGCCGAGAGCGTCGTACGAGATCTAG
- a CDS encoding MoaD/ThiS family protein: MAIEVRIPTILRTYTGGEKAVEGAGENLAALFADLETRHAGIQARIVDGGELRRFVNVYLNDEDVRFLDGINTKLSDGDNVTILPAVAGGMR; encoded by the coding sequence ATGGCCATCGAGGTCCGCATCCCCACCATCCTCCGCACCTACACCGGCGGCGAGAAGGCCGTCGAGGGTGCCGGTGAGAACCTCGCCGCGCTCTTCGCCGACCTCGAGACCCGGCACGCGGGCATCCAGGCCCGCATCGTGGACGGCGGCGAACTGCGCCGCTTCGTCAACGTGTACCTGAACGACGAGGACGTCCGCTTCCTCGACGGCATCAACACGAAGCTGTCGGACGGCGACAACGTCACGATCCTGCCGGCCGTCGCCGGCGGCATGCGCTAA
- the rdgB gene encoding RdgB/HAM1 family non-canonical purine NTP pyrophosphatase produces MTRLILATRNAGKITELRSILTAAALPHDLVGAESYPDIPDVKETGVTFAENALLKAHALAQATGLPAVADDSGLCVDVLNGAPGIFSARWSGKHGDDKANLALLLAQLSDIADEHRGAHFACAAALALPDGTERVVEGQLRGLLRHTPVGTNGFGYDPILQPEGETRTCAELTADEKNAISHRGKAFRALVPVVRELLG; encoded by the coding sequence ATGACACGCCTGATCCTCGCCACCCGCAACGCCGGCAAAATCACCGAACTGAGGTCGATCCTCACCGCCGCGGCCCTGCCCCACGACCTCGTCGGTGCGGAGTCCTACCCCGACATCCCCGACGTCAAGGAAACGGGCGTGACCTTCGCGGAGAACGCCCTCCTGAAGGCCCACGCCCTGGCCCAGGCAACGGGCCTCCCGGCGGTGGCGGACGACTCGGGCCTCTGCGTGGACGTCCTGAACGGCGCGCCGGGCATCTTCTCGGCGAGGTGGTCGGGTAAGCACGGCGACGACAAGGCCAACTTGGCCTTGCTGTTGGCCCAGTTGTCGGACATCGCGGACGAGCACAGGGGAGCGCACTTCGCGTGCGCGGCGGCCCTGGCGTTGCCGGACGGCACGGAACGGGTGGTCGAGGGGCAGTTGCGGGGGCTGCTCCGCCACACCCCGGTCGGCACGAACGGCTTCGGCTACGACCCGATCCTCCAGCCGGAGGGGGAGACGCGGACCTGCGCGGAACTGACGGCCGACGAGAAGAACGCGATCAGCCATCGAGGGAAGGCGTTTCGGGCGTTGGTGCCGGTGGTTCGGGAGTTGTTGGGCTGA
- a CDS encoding PTS transporter subunit EIIC: MSADSAAARPGRTLWGSLFQGLQKMGRSLQLPIAVLPAAGILNRLGQPDVFGDDGLGWTNVSKVMAGAGGALLDGQLGLPLLFCVGVAIGMAKKSDGSTALAGVVGFLVYYNVLRQFPKDCTGATTVVPGIGCQALDHSVSAFTYQNPGVFGGIVLGLLTAFFWVRFHRTKLVDWLGFFNGRRLVPIIMSFVAIAVAAIALWVWPPIGTGLEHFSDWLSARGALGAGVFGLANRALLVVGLHQFLNVPIWFQFGSYTKPDGTVVHGDINMFLAGDPNAGQFTSGFFPIMMFALPAAALAIAHCAKPSRRKEVSGLMLSVALTSFVTGITEPIEYSFLFIAPLLYAVHAVLTGVSMAVTWGLGVHDGFSFSAGLIDYAINWNLATKPWAIIPIGLCFAAVYYVVFRFAITKFDLKTPGREPEDEREDVTKA; encoded by the coding sequence ATGAGTGCCGACAGTGCCGCCGCCCGTCCTGGGCGGACCCTTTGGGGCAGCCTGTTCCAGGGGCTGCAGAAGATGGGCCGCAGTCTTCAACTCCCCATCGCCGTACTGCCGGCGGCCGGCATCCTCAACCGGCTCGGGCAGCCGGACGTGTTCGGGGACGACGGCCTGGGGTGGACCAATGTCTCGAAGGTGATGGCGGGCGCCGGCGGGGCGCTGCTCGACGGGCAGCTCGGGCTGCCGCTGCTGTTCTGCGTGGGTGTCGCGATCGGGATGGCGAAGAAGTCGGACGGGTCGACGGCGCTGGCCGGAGTCGTCGGCTTCCTCGTCTACTACAACGTGCTGCGCCAGTTCCCGAAGGACTGCACGGGCGCCACGACGGTGGTGCCGGGCATCGGCTGCCAGGCCCTCGATCACTCGGTCTCGGCGTTCACGTACCAGAATCCCGGGGTGTTCGGCGGGATCGTGCTGGGGCTGCTGACCGCGTTCTTCTGGGTGCGGTTCCACCGTACGAAGCTGGTGGACTGGCTCGGCTTCTTCAACGGCCGCCGTCTCGTCCCGATCATCATGTCGTTCGTGGCGATCGCGGTGGCGGCGATCGCGCTGTGGGTCTGGCCGCCGATCGGCACCGGCCTTGAGCACTTCAGCGACTGGCTGAGCGCGCGGGGTGCGCTGGGTGCCGGGGTGTTCGGTCTGGCCAACCGGGCGCTGCTGGTCGTAGGGCTGCATCAGTTCCTGAACGTGCCCATCTGGTTCCAGTTCGGGAGCTACACGAAGCCGGACGGGACCGTGGTGCACGGTGACATCAACATGTTCCTGGCGGGTGACCCGAACGCGGGGCAGTTCACCTCGGGGTTCTTCCCGATCATGATGTTCGCGCTGCCGGCGGCGGCGCTCGCGATCGCACACTGCGCGAAGCCGAGCCGCCGCAAGGAGGTGAGCGGCCTGATGCTCTCGGTCGCGCTGACCTCGTTCGTGACCGGCATCACCGAGCCCATCGAGTACTCGTTCCTGTTCATCGCGCCCCTCCTCTACGCGGTCCACGCGGTGCTGACCGGGGTGTCGATGGCGGTGACCTGGGGGCTCGGGGTGCACGACGGTTTCAGCTTCTCCGCCGGTCTGATCGACTACGCGATCAACTGGAATCTGGCGACGAAACCGTGGGCGATCATTCCGATCGGGCTGTGCTTCGCGGCGGTGTACTACGTCGTCTTCCGTTTCGCGATCACGAAGTTCGACCTGAAGACACCGGGGCGGGAGCCGGAGGACGAACGCGAGGACGTCACGAAGGCCTGA
- a CDS encoding HNH endonuclease signature motif containing protein, which produces MGVSAYSRERLEEAAQGARTLSEALVRLGVDPGSSTRRYVLGRMKKLGVDVSHFEREGVKWTKEILQAAVSASTNMCDVLRRLGLEVVGGHHTHISRRIKAYDIDISHFRGPTRRGETRRPRTPEGLLVEQPTGQARRIPSDRLKWAMKASGMQERCALCGAEAVWRGHPLPLEVDHIDGNWRDDRIENLRFLCPNCHSTTDSYRGRGKGRGKGGTS; this is translated from the coding sequence GTGGGAGTCAGCGCGTATTCGCGGGAGCGGCTGGAAGAGGCGGCTCAGGGGGCTCGGACGTTGTCCGAGGCGTTGGTGAGGTTGGGGGTGGATCCGGGGAGTTCGACCCGGCGCTATGTCCTTGGGCGGATGAAGAAGCTGGGGGTGGATGTCTCGCACTTCGAGCGCGAGGGCGTGAAGTGGACGAAGGAGATCCTCCAGGCGGCGGTTTCGGCGTCGACGAACATGTGCGACGTGCTGCGGCGTCTCGGGCTGGAGGTCGTGGGCGGACACCACACGCACATCAGCCGTCGTATCAAGGCGTACGACATCGACATCTCGCATTTTCGGGGGCCGACCCGGCGGGGTGAAACCCGGCGCCCCCGGACACCTGAGGGACTGCTCGTCGAGCAGCCGACCGGTCAGGCTCGGCGCATCCCGAGCGATCGGCTCAAGTGGGCGATGAAGGCATCGGGAATGCAGGAGCGGTGCGCTCTGTGCGGGGCGGAAGCGGTCTGGCGAGGGCATCCGCTCCCGCTGGAGGTCGATCACATCGATGGCAACTGGCGCGACGACCGCATCGAGAACCTGCGGTTCCTGTGCCCCAACTGCCACTCGACGACGGACAGTTATCGAGGACGTGGAAAGGGACGCGGCAAAGGCGGCACGTCATGA